In a genomic window of Zonotrichia albicollis isolate bZonAlb1 chromosome 7, bZonAlb1.hap1, whole genome shotgun sequence:
- the MKI67 gene encoding proliferation marker protein Ki-67 isoform X5 translates to MRLPWVSNEHCRIQINENKEAVLTNLSSVNPTQLNGACIEQPVLLKHGDVLTIIDRSFRFEYPLQSTPKRKRSRSPKDETLQVLHVQQVAEVESLPKQPPGAKSVDASESKANAECEEKNANEEKQTPEKNLPEAFPVKLQTPKSSQRIHHVLKKQNEMSPFSKLYEKVKNELKVEKSLQRRSSSQQAAKGDAGSAPIPSQSCPFDLGSLAKRRESGRMENIEKCVIVRREEENSPGFKQLSAGGRAARRSFTRSPQGPVSQEVSAESSQGALQDPKGLNTPGSCRGAAVTPRPSRERQSSSLVLLEQCSIERFECPLQRAAAIPAVLGTPTATRRSPRSAGTPGTPGTPGHGALKLEPLAEMPAAACTIEDTQLPLPEEKSFKQRRNSKQQTPGKPAQEVLKEIWDQANLENSEVGYCETPAPLSDSKSPRRSSRESKEFLGKSAHSEALAAEGMLASPAGQTPGRKRGRQRSSGGLAGTALETDPAQEQHSSGRKAWAAPAELAMDRSHQQQGLEATSAAGAQRASGKRSPGSAELGDTEPGSEPKTLGLLHGGDSGKTKRISQKRKSGEMLPQTLGKRKRVSFGGHLSPELFDKSLPPNSPLKRGALPARRSFPHGTSPRAVLKKAQSLKLLLDQEEKSSPTACPAQHPLGASGPVPAPRAPVGSPFSISQPPTPCPTTEEDPEGESGAQGRSPRSAAAAQDGTASSARGAQLCPKGSARRSRGGAVAAISAKRRSGASSANLVVAKSWAEVVKLGVARAQPKTAKRTVHKGRALKRLNHPPKTPERKIKGHFSTGHAESPATIVVGRAYSTTVRSAGHVPKVVKNPRLKLNMDMDESFTGVPEMFQTPKAQGGRAFPLAAAQSADVTPPWAAGDISDLHTPEESGEMLVSPLNNSDASEQKQESPGIFHLLGEESSPSVCDETATKTPEKRKAVHKDPGDGLAVTPAKPAALGRSAGKRRTPKQKVEPAEVMSSKRKILRTPEQRSEAGEVLSGIKRLMKTPRQKPEPVEVLSGIKQLLKTPDQKLEPTEVLSGIKQLLKTPDEKLEPVEVLSGIKQLLKTPKQKLEPVEVLSGIKQLLKTPDEKLEPVEVLSGTKELLKTPDQKLEPAEVLSGIKHLMKTPKQKLQPAEVLPDIKHLLKTPKQKLEPAEVLPDIKHLLKTPKQKVEPVEALSGLRHLLRTPRRKAEPREELAGIKQLLSTPQQELEAVTDGIALKRLLETPAESRGAVKAVAAGSAGRRSPKLRSQPLQDMVGISRLFHTPKEKAQPVENTFGIQRLMKSPKEKHQPVEDFVGLQRLLAEPRQKSDSEVDYAGVSEMFGTPEEMKVRSVNAMDSQGEISPPGSNSSHKHEEKGEVCPGADCQEKDSAGEEQPAQRGRRARRAGNGGSSKEVPSPDSQEEMGVITPGNKGRARRTRPCLQGVVPKCPDQEGIDVVSSVEPPGAVQRAGRGKRKELKELKPPNEHLESCVEDSSVLQKAPADTKQSLQEGGTSEAEGDPGTKTGTGKAQSEMWQLQTGLNNPESKAEDSGEGLLSPRRRHRGMGNTEPGIAPRRGTRARNDQGKAASPGDPHGTSRKLRKDPSPKVSQKQEQAWDKAPEAVTAQESENGTQLELEATERRVKSLRSTRNRKHSAEIKVDTAGVALENTQNIQKTEETSSETDAEAQSHVKNKLKGSQGYETGNAQENTTEAARRLKAESPSAETNQMPASAQNVEANRARTRRGKKDSLEQKTEEFPENVNGLKPIAPKCESEVAECCLQDAVGPVCGSAAPGREGQPSPGAADRASPALGTHRRTRNERGILKAKQTETLQGNPAQNNAVLPRRGRGKKVNFQLEESSSKAIEGKSLPESDEGVTDKDNPCESSEIPPSLGRRSRRKQHDSIPQKASPAFVEKAASSADARQAEAGSALGAQDTAPRRGRSRRAAAASASTSPSVRARQGLLLQGTAKQVPLREEQNPALGKKTLNAPARDRRKKTDPAAEAGSATPRALSETQGEGTQEDQSVPLEAGSCAKEKAPGRGRRKEAALASHTSNSISLRGKRRLPAGDGEAAPKEEQDVPLETCDPSGKENPLRRSRRKEIAPLVEAKSSVQGNQVLSKQSGRKNNSREVKQSLDSSSQENTELVKESSRQAATPLPPTPTSLQGLPEDGKDRIPEEKSKVLDIAPPAKENPSRVSRKKTTSSTSEETISTSLRGKPNLPRGRAQKRALQESEDASAEDDPCQGRTRQLRGNRRKVEVSEAAAPAAPHRSSDLAGNGSALGAQHLSAAPTGSGEDQPGQGQEGAPAPQAAPTSGRRRRQQPAEDVPAKKLKPGNDENGSLQRGRRNKSKPGEEDARAAQSTAGMERRTRSSTRTRK, encoded by the exons ATGCGGCTGCCCTGGGTGTCCAACGAGCACTGCAGGATCCAGATCAACGAGAACAAGGag gCAGTCCTGACCAACCTGAGCTCGGTGAACCCCACGCAGCTGAACGGGGCTTGCATTGAGCAGCCGGTGCTGCTGAAGCACGGGGATGTGCTGACCATCATCGATCGCTCCTTCAG GTTTGAATATCCTCTGCAATCAACACCGAAAAGGAAACGTTCCAGGTCTCCAAAAGATGAAACTCTGCAG GTTCTTCATGTTCAGCAGGTGGCAGAAGTGGAATCATTACCCAAACAACCTCCAGGAGCTAAAAGTGTTGATGCTTCAG aaagcaaagcaaatgctgagtgtgaagaaaaaaatgccaaTGAAGAGAAACAAACTCCAGAGAAAAATCTTCCTGAAGCTTTCCCTGTCAAACTCCAAACACCCAAATCTTCACAGAGAATACATCATgttcttaaaaaacaaaatgaaatgtctcCCTTTAGTAAACTCtatgaaaaagtgaaaaatgagCTGAAAGTGGAAAAATCTCTGCAGAGGAGAAGTTCCTCTCAGCAAGCTGCAAAAGGAGACGCTGGGAGTGCTCCCATTCCATCCCAGAGTTGCCCTTTTGATCTGGGCAGCCTGGCTAAAAGAAGGGAATCAGGCAGGAtggaaaatattgaaaaatgtgTAATTGtgagaagagaagaagaaaacagccCAGGTTTTAAGCAGCTGTCAGCTGGGGGGAGAGCTGCCAGGAGGAGTTTTACCAGGAGCCCTCAAGGTCCTGTTTCACAGGAGGTGTCAGCAGAGAGCAGCCAGGGTGCATTGCAGGATCCCAAGGGATTGAACACACCAGGCAGTTGCAGAGGTGCTGCAGTTACCCCCAggcccagcagggagaggcagagcagctcgctggtgctgctggagcagtgctCAATCGAGAGGTTTGAGTGCCCCCTTCAGAGGGCTGCTGCAATTCCGGCCGTGCTGGGCACACCCACGGCCACCAGGAGGAGCCCTCGCTCTGCAGGcacccctggcacccctggCACCCCAGGGCATGGGGCACTGAAGCTGGAGCCCCTTGCAGAGATGCCAGCTGCAGCGTGCACAATTGAGGACACACAGCTGCCTTTGCCAGAGGAGAAAAGCTTCAAGCAAAGACGCAACAGCAAACAACAAACACCAGGAAAACCTGCCCAGGAGGTGCTGAAAGAAATCTGGGATCAGGCAAACTTGGAGAACTCAGAGGTGGGATATTGTGAAACCCCTGCCCCCCTCTCTGATTCCAAGAGTCccagaagaagcagcagggaaAGTAAAGAATTCTTGGGCAAAAGTGCCCATTCAGAGGCATTGGCTGCAGAGGGGATGTTGGCATCTCCTgctggtcagacacctgggaggaaaagggggaggCAGAGGAGCTCTGGAGGGCTGGCTGGAACAGCACTGGAGACAGACCCtgctcaggagcagcacagctcaggcagaaaggcctgggcagctccagcagagctggccaTGGACAGGAGTCACCAACAGCAGGGTTTGGAAGCCaccagtgctgcaggagctcagagaGCATCAGGCAAGAGATCTCCTGGAAGTGCTGAGCTGGGAGACACTGAGCCTGGCTCAGAACCCAAAACTTTGGGCCTCTTGCATGGAGGAGACTCAG GCAAGACAAAAAGAATCTCTCAGAAGAGGAAAAGTGGTGAAATGCTCCCTCAGACTTTGGGCAAAAGGAAGAGAGTGTCCTTTGGTGGCCATCTGAGCCCAGAACTCTTTGATAAAAGTTTGCCTCCCAACTCTCCCCTGAAGAGAGGAgccctccctgccaggaggaGCTTCCCCCATGGAACCTCTCCTCGGGCTGTGCTCAAAAAGGCTCAGAGCTTGAAGCTCTTGTTAGATCAG gaaGAGAAGTCGTCACCCACAGCttgcccagcccagcatccccTGGGTGCCTCaggccctgtgccagcccccagagcccctgtgGGCTCCCCattctccatctcccagcccccCACTCCCTGCCCAACCACAGAGGAGGATCCTGAGGGGGAGAGTGgtgcccaggggaggagccccagatctgctgctgctgcccaggatggcactgccagctctgccagaggtgcccagctgtgcccaaagggctctgccaggaggagcaggggtggggctgtggctgccatCAGTGCCAAGAGGAGGAGCGGTGCCTCCAGTGCCAACTTAGTAG TTGCAAAATCTTGGGCAGAAGTGGTAAAACTGGGAGTTGCAAGAGCACAGCCAAAGACTGCTAAAAGAACTGTCCATAAAGGAAGAGCCCTGAAGAGATTAAACCACCCACCCAAG actccagagaggaaaataaaaggtcACTTCAGCACAGGTCATGCAGAGTCACCTGCCACCATAGTTGTAGGCAGAGCCTATTCCACCACAGTCAGGTCAGCTGGACACGTCCCCAAAGTGGTGAAAAATCCCAGGCTGAAGCTGAACATGGACATGGATGAAAGTTTCACAG GGGTGCCTGAAATGTTCCAAACCCCAAAAGCTCAGGGAGGACGAGCATTTCCtttggctgctgctcagagtgcTGATGTCACACCCCcgtgggctgcaggggacaTCTCTGACTTGCACACTCCTGAGGAGTCTG GAGAGATGCTGGTGTCACCATTAAATAATTCAGATGCTTCAGAGCAGAAGCAGGAGAGCCCAGGCATATTCCACCTTCTGGGAGAGGAGTCATCTCCATCTGTGTGTGATGAAACTGCCACAAAAACTCCTGAAAAGAGAAAAGCTGTGCACAAAGATCCTGGGGATGGTCTGGCAGTAACTCCAGCAaaaccagcagctctggggagatcAGCAGGGAAAAGGAGGACTCCAAAGCAGAAAGTGGAGCCAGCTGAGGTCATGTCAAGCAAAAGGAAGATTTTGAGGACCCCTGAGCAAAGGTCAGAAGCAGGAGAGGTTTTGTCAGGTATCAAGAGACTCATGAAGACCCCACGGCAGAAACCTGAGCCTGTAGAGGTTCTGTCAGGCATCAAACAGCTCTTGAAGACCCCAGATCAGAAATTGGAGCCTACAGAGGTTCTGTCAGGCATCAAACAGCTCTTGAAGACCCCGGATGAGAAGTTGGAGCCTGTAGAGGTTCTGTCAGGCATCAAACAACTCTTGAAGACCCCAAAGCAGAAGTTGGAGCCTGTAGAGGTTCTGTCAGGCATCAAACAACTCTTGAAGACCCCGGATGAGAAGTTGGAACCTGTAGAGGTTTTGTCAGGCACCAAGGAACTCTTGAAAACCCCAGATCAGAAATTGGAGCCTGCAGAGGTTCTTTCAGGCATCAAGCATCTCATGAAGACCCCAAAGCAGAAACTGCAGCCTGCAGAGGTTCTGCCAGACATCAAGCACCTcctgaaaaccccaaagcagAAGTTGGAGCCTGCAGAGGTTCTGCCAGACATCAAGCACCTCCTGAAAACCCCGAAGCAGAAGGTGGAGCCTGTGGAGGCTCTGTCAGGCCTCAGGCACCTGCTGAGGACCCCACGGCGGAAGGCAGAGCCACGGGAGGAGCTGGCAGGAATCAAGCAGCTCCTGAGCACCCCTCAGCAAGAGCTGGAAGCAGTCACAGATGGAATTGCCCTGAAAAGGTTGCTGGAGACtccagcagagagcaggggaGCAGTGAAAGCTGTGGCAGCTGGGAgtgcaggcaggaggagcccaaAGCTGAGATCGCAGCCCCTGCAGGACATGGTTGGCATCAGCCGCCTGTTCCACACACCAAAGGAGAAGGCACAGCCTGTGGAAAACACCTTTGGCATTCAGAGACTGATGAAGTCTCCTAAAGAGAAACATCAGCCAGTGGAGGATTttgtggggctgcagaggctcctggcagagcccaggcagAAATCTGATTCTGAAGTGGACTATGCTGGTGTGAGTGAAATGTTTGGTACCCCCGAGGAAATGAAG gTCAGATCAGTAAATGCTATGGATTCTCAGGGAGAAATTTCACCTCCTGGTTCTAATTCCAGTCATAAACATG aagagaaaggagaagttTGCCCAGGTGCAGATTGCCAAGAGAAGGACTCAGCTGGGGAAGAGCAGCCTGCCCAGAGAGGCAGAAGGGCCAGGAGGGCTGGAAATGGTGGCAGCTCCAAGGAGGTGCCAAGCCCTGAcagccaggaggagatgggagtgATCACACCTGGAAACAAGGGAAGAGCAAGGAGGACAAGGCCTTGCTTACAAGGAGTTGTTCCCAAGTGCCCTGATCAGGAAGGGATTGATGTTGTTTCATCTGTGGAACCACCTGGAGCTGttcagagagcagggagaggtaAAAGGAAAGAGCTGAAGGAGTTAAAACCTCCAAATGAACACCTGGAGTCGTGTGTGGAAGATTCCTCAGTGCTACAAAAAGCACCTGCAGATACCAAACAGAGTTTGCAggagggtggcaccagtgaggCTGAAGGTGACCCAGGCACCAAGACAGGAACTGGAAAGGCTCAGAGTGAAAtgtggcagctgcagacagGTTTGAATAACCCTGAGAGCAAAGCTGAGGACAGTGGGGAAGGGCTCCTGTCACCGAGGAGGAGGCACAGAGGAATGGGGAACACAGAACCAGGGATTGCTCCAAGGAGAGGGACACGGGCAAGGAATGACCAAGGGAAAGCAGCTTCTCCAGGAGACCCTCATGGAACAAGCAGGAAGCTTCGtaaagacccctccccaaaggTTTCACAAAAACAGGAGCAGGCTTGGGACAAAGCTCCTGAGGCTGTCACAGCACAAGAATCTGAAAATGGCACTCAACTTGAACTAGAGGCAACAGAGAGAAGAGTGAAGTCTCTTAGAAGTACAAGAAACAGAAAGCACTCAGCTGAAATCAAAGTAGACACTGCTGGGGTCGCACTTGAAAATACACAAAACATTCAGAAAACTGAGGAAACATCAAGTGAAACTGATGCTGAAGCACAATCCCATGTGAAAAATAAGCTGAAAGGATCTCAGGGATATGAAACAGGAAATGCTCAGGAAAATACAACAGAGGCAGCTCGAAGATTAAAGGCAGAGTCACCTTCTGCAGAGACAAACCAAATGCCAGCCAGTGCTCAGAACGTGGAAGCAAACAGGGCTAGAACCAGGAGAGGCAAAAAAGACTCTTTGGAGCAAAAAACTGAGGAATTTCCTGAAAATGTGAACGGCCTAAAACCAATTGCTCCCAAATGTGAGTCAGAAGTGGCTGAGTGTTGTCTGCAGGATGCTGTGGGCCCTGTGTGTGGCAgtgcagccccgggcagggaggggcagcccagcccaggtgctgctgacagggccagtcctgctctgggcactcaCAGGAGGACCAGGAACGAACGGGGAATCCTTAAAGCAAAGCAAACTGAAACCCTGCAGGGCAATCCAGCACAAAATAATGCAGTGCTGCCTAGAAGAGGAAGAGGtaaaaaagttaattttcagCTTGAAGAAAGCAGTTCCAAAGCAATTGAAGGAAAAAGTTTACCTGAGAGTGATGAAGGGGTGACTGACAAAGATAATCCATGTGAGAGTTCCGAAATTCCTCCTTCActgggaaggaggagcaggagaaaaCAACATGATTCCATCCCACAGAAAGCTAGTCCTGCCTTTGTGGAAAAAGCAGCATCAAGTGCAGATGCCAGGCAAGCTGAGGCAGGATCAGCGCTGGGAGCACAGGACACGGCCCCGAGGCGGGGCCGGAGCCGCAGGGCGGCCGCAGCCTCAGCCAGCACATCCCCCTCAgtcagagccaggcaggggctgctcctgcagggcacTGCCAAACAGGTGCCACTGAGAGAGGAGCAAaatccagctctgggcaagaAAACTCTGAATGCACCAGCAAGGGACAGAAGGAAAAAGAcggatccagcagcagaggcaggtaGTGCAACTCCTCGTGCCTTGTCAGAGACTCAAGGTGAAGGTACTCAGGAAGACCAAAGTGTGCCTTTGGAAGCAGGGTCCTGTGCCAAGGAGAAGGCACCAGGAAGGGGCAGAAGGAAAGAAGCTGCTCTGGCATCACACACAAGCAATTCCATCTCTCTGCGAGGGAAGCGCAGGTTGCCCGCAGGTGATGGAGAAGCAGCTCCCAAAGAAGAGCAGGATGTTCCCTTAGAAACTTGTGATCCatctggaaaggaaaatccactgagaagaagcaggaggaaggaaatTGCCCCCTTGGTAGAAGCCAAGAGTTCTGTTCAGGGAAACCAGGTCCTGTCAAAACAAAGTGGTAGGAAAAATAACAGTAGGGAAGTTAAACAGAGTTTGGACAGTTCTTCCCAAGAAAATACAGAGCTTGTAAAAGAGAGCTCGAGGCAAGCAGCCACTCCACTGCCTCCTACTCCCACCTCACTGCAGGGTTTGCCAGAAGATGGTAAGGACAGAATTCCTGAAGAAAAAAGTAAAGTTTTAGACATAGCTCCACCTGCAAAAGAAAATCCATCAAGAGTGAGCAGGAAGAAAACAACTTCTTCCACTTCTGAAGAAACAATTTCCACTTCTCTCAGGGGAAAACCCAACCTGCccagaggcagagctcagaaGAGGGCTCTTCAAGAAAGTGAAGATGCATCTGCAGAAGATGACCCATGCCAGGGGAGAACAAGGCAGCTGAGAGGCAACAGGAGGAAGGTGGAGGTgtcagaggcagctgctcctgctgctccccacagaAGCAGTGACTTGGCAGGCAATGGCAgcgctctgggagctcagcattTGAGTGCAGCTCCCACTGGTTCTGGAGAggatcagccaggacagggccAGGAGGGCGcccctgctccccaggcagctcccacCTCTGGCAGGAGGAGGCGCCAGCAGCCAGCAGAGGATGTGCCAGCCAAGAAACTGAAACCAG GGAATGATGAAAATGGGTCTCtccaaagaggaagaagaaacaaaagtaaacctggagaagaggatgcaagggcagctcagagcactgcagggatggagaggaggACAAGATCCAGCACAAGAACAAGGAAATAG